GAAGGAATCTCAACGTTCACAAGGCTTCATGAACGGTTGGCGCGAGATATACGCTTTCGCTACCAGTGTGGGTTTCGAATCGACGAAGCAGCCCCGTCGGTCTCCACACTGAGTCGCGTGTTTTCAGCCGTTGTTGAGTTGGGTCTCGCTGAGAAGCTCTTCATTGACCTGGTCAGTCAATGTAAAGAAGCGAGCATCATCAACGGACGCCATTTGGCTGTGGACAGTGCCGCCGTGAAGTCCTACGAGAAAAAACAACCTAAGTCCAAGAGCCAGGAAACGGGCAATGCCAACTGGGGCGCAAAATACGATACCTTTGGCAACAAGCTTGCTTGGTTCGGATACAAATTCCACTTGGCTGTGGATACCGCGAGTGAACTGCCAGTTGCTTTGGATGTCACACCAGCGAACGTCTTTGATGGTGAGATGGCGGCACCATTGCTGGAACACGTCGTGACGACGCACGGTTGGAAAATCGACTTTGTCATGATGGATGCTGGATATGATCAAGTCAAAAACTATGAAACGGTTCGTCAATATGGTGCACAGGCAATTATCGCGATGAACAAGCGCGGTGAAAAAGAACCGCCTGAAGGAATCGCATCGGACGGGACGCCGCGTTGCACGATGGGATATGACATGGTGTATTGGGGTGCGGACGGTGACCGACTAAAGTTTCGCTGCCCGCACGCGGTTGGGAAGGTAGATTGTCCGCTTGGAATCGCGACATGTTCCGAATCCAACTACGGTATGGTGGTCAAAAAGCGGATCACAGAAGATATTCGGCGTTACTGCGCACCACACCGAGGCACGCAGAATTGGAAGCTGTTATACAACGAGCGAACTGCTGTAGAGCGTTGTAACGCAAGGCTTAAGACGAATTTGACGGCGAACGACGTCCATGTCCGAGGCATCCGAAAAGTAAAGACACACATGTTCCTCAACGCGATCGTGTTACTTGCATCGGCACTAGCTGTGAACCATATCGAACGACACAAGAAGACTGCATAAATCAAAACGAGTTGACGTGACGAGAAACGGCGCAAGAATACCAGTATGTGGAATTTAGTTTACTTCCCCTAGGTGTTGTTCCTTTTTCACCTCCACCCAAAACGACCATTCTGCAAAACGCTCATTCAAGAGTTTTTAAGGCTGAGCGTTTTGCAGATTTATAAACTCCCGCAGGGCAAGGGTTCTGAGGGCATGAAAAAGGACTTCACCCCAACCTTCGAGAAAATTTCAAGTAACCCAAACCAGAAATTTTCGAGGGGGGAAGTCCCACTTGTATATTCTCCAACCATCGCTCTTTTCCTTTGAGGACTGGCTAGAAATTGACTCCAGCGATCGTCTGCCCTTGTTCTTTGCTGTCTTGGATTTACAACCCTATGCTTCGAAATTGAGAAAACAGTCACCCCAAGGCGCGAAGCCTATGAATCGTGAAGCGATTCTGCGCGCACTGCTGGCTGCTCCGCTTGAAGGAATCTCAACGTTCACAAGGCTTCATGAACGGTTGGCTCGAGATATACGCTTTCGCTACCAGTGTGGGTTTCGAATCGACGAAGCAGCCCCGTCGGTCTCCAGACTGAGTCGCGTGTTTTCAGCCGTTGTTGAGTTGGGTCTCGCTGAGAAGCTCTTCATTGACCTGGTCAGTCAATGTAAAGAAGCGAGCATCATCAACGGTCGCCATTTGGCTGTGGACACCGCGAGTGAACTGCCAGTTGCTTTGGATGTCACACCAGCGAACGTCTTTGATGGTGAGATGGCGGCGCCATTGCTGGAACACGTCGTGACGACGCACGGTTGGGAAATCGATTTTGTCATGATGGACGCTGGATATGATCAAGTCAAAAACTATGAAATGGTTCGTCAATATGGTGCACAGGCAATTATCGCGATGAACAAGCGCGGTGAAAAAGAACCGCCTGAAGGAATCGCATCGGACGGGACGCCGCGTTGCACGATGGGATATGACATGGTGTATTGGGGTGCGGACGGTGACCGACTAAAGTTTCGCTGCCCGCACGCGGTTGGGAAGGTAGATTGTCCGCTTGGAATCGCGACATGTTCCGAATCCAACTACGGTATGGTGGTCAAAAAGCGGATCACAGAAGATATTCGGCGTTACTGCGCACCACACCGAGGCACGCAGAATTGGAAGCTGTTATACAACGAGCGAACTGCTGTAGAGCGTTGTAACGCAAGACTTAAGACGAATTTGACGGCGAACGACGTCCATGTCCGAGGCATTCGAAAAGTAAAGACGTACATGTTCCTCAACGCGATCGTGTTACTTGCATCGGCACTAGCTGTGAACCATATCGAACGACACAAGAAGACTGCATAAATGATAACGAGTTGACCTGACGAGAAACCGTTAGAATTCTAGTATATGGAAAACCAGTCTACTTACCCTAGGTGTTGTTCCTTTTTCACCTCCACCCAAAACGACCATTCTGCAAAACGCTCATTTAAACGAGCGAATGGTTGCACCTGGTCTTTGTGAAAAAACCCTATGAATGCCATCGATAATCCAGCTTAGAGGTACTTGACTAGTTAACCAACGCTTAATGGCGATGTAGTCGTCACGTTTTGCAATATACGGTCGGCCCATATTGGTCATCATGGCAAGTTCGATTTGTTCAAATGGGTCATTATCGAATTTTTTGTCGCTCGCAGGCACATGGTTATAAGTAGTAGTAGAGGTAGTAGTGTTATTACTTGTTCTATTCATGACCGGTACCTGAGGTTCCTCTGGAATTGTGACTTGAGGTTCCGAAACTTCAGGGTTAAAGGGGACCTGGGGTTCCTCTACGTGTACCTCAGGTTCCTGTGGGACAGCGTACGCATCTTCATATTGTACGACGAATGGATCGTCATAAATAACAGTTTCAACCTCGTCGGCGTTATTCAGCGAGTCTTGGTCATTACTTGCGAATTCTAACGCACGTTGAAGCAACGGTTCGAAGTTATAGACGAGGGAACCTAGTCTATGATTGTGGGGATTCATACGTCGCCCGACCTGAAGAAGCCCTTTCTCGATGAGGGAATCAGTCCATTTACGTATTTGACGTACAGTTACATTAAGGTGATTGGCGAGAGTTTCTTGATGCGGGTAAGGATTCTTGTGGTCATGCTTATAGGACATGAGGATGGTAATAAATCCCTATTCTCCATGTTCGATGTTTAATTTTCGATAATTGCGAAGGATGAGGTTGGGGATAGGTGTGAATCCATCATCGAGGATTTTATTCCCCCAGATAGCTTGAATGCGTGATGATTCGGTGGATAGGACGTTCATTTGTATCACCCCTATGGTTGTTAGACCATTAGGGAAACTAGGTACAGTGCTTACGATGGATTATCTAATTTACTCAAGTTTCGCACCCCTAGGCAGCGAGTTTTGCCTTGAGTGGTGCGGGTAAACGGTCGATAAACAACCCGACAACCCGATCGATGAGGATTGGATCTTGGTCAACAAACTCCTGTAGTGCCTGTCGCAGTAATGAAAGCAGGACGCGGAGAACCTCGATGAAGCGAATATCTGCCAGTTCGTCGCAGCAGTCGTAAAACAGTTTGCCGAGGGTACGTGGATCCGCCTCCTCGCGAGACAAGACTGCAAGCATGATGTATCGCGTGAACACAATCGTGGTATGCGCAACCATGAAGTCGTACGAACGCCCCTGGAACTCCTTTGCCAGCCTGAGGTACGACTTGGTCATTTTGAAGAACGTCTCGACATTCCAACGTTTACCGTATACCCGGACGATCTCGTCGTCCGGCAGAGATGTGTCGGTCGACAGGAGTGCCAACCAATCGCGGGACTTGTGGCGATTGCGAACAAAGACGATCTTTGCTGGAACCGGCCGTCCCTTCTCATCCTTGCCGATGATCACTGCAACGGAAGTCAGAATCTTGGCCCTGCCGCGGCGCTTTCGCACCTGTGAGTACAGCTGGTTCAAGGTCACCCTACGCCCTTCGAATTCATAGTACACGTGGGGCATCGCTTTGAGCATGCAGATGACGTTCATCGCGTGACCTGTGATGACCCGCAAGATCACCGACGGATAGGCGAACCAACTGTCGAACAGCAGGTACTTCGCCTTCACACCCGCGGATTGTGCCTGTGACAGCAACTCAAACATGACGTCCGTGGCCTTCATCGTGCTCTCGCGCCGGCGCTTGTAACCCGTGGTCCGTTTGTCGATCGACTCGCTCATTCCGCACAACCGGTTGCGTTCGTTCTCCGAACTCAGTAGTGAAAAGGCCACTGGAACGAATGAGTTGCCATCCGACCATCCAAGCGTCAACATTCGGAAGCCCCGGACAAACTGGTGCGTCGTGTGATCGAAAACCTTGGCGAGCAGTTCGACCTTCTTGCTCAGACTACGGTCATACAAAGAGTCGTCCACGATTAGCACGTCGGCTCGGTCATCAGAGGTCAGCTTGGAAAAGCGCTGTACCACCGCAACGGCGAGTGACAGAAGGAACTTCCTCCAGTTATGCCGCGGCGAATTCAGGAATCGATACACGGTGTCCTTTTCGAAATCAGTCGACGCGTCATTCAAGAGCCTGCTTACATTGCGGCCAAGAAAGACAATCTGAAACAGGAACCGAAAAATATGTATAACCGGGATACCCGTCTCCTTCTTGATGTTGGACGATTTGAGCAAAGATGCAATGCGATGTTCATGGAAGAACCGAGTAATCATAGATTGGAGTTGATCATGGCCATGGGATTCGCGTACCATCGAAGAAGCACCCTCGTCCTTTCGTAGATACTGGTTGTTTGGTCAACTCCAGTCTACCAAAGATGAGGGTGTTTTGCTTTTACACCACCACCAATCCCGCTGTGTCAAGGGTTTTCGCATCCTATCAGGGTGCGAAACTTGAGTAATTTAATTTTTGCACGTTGAATGTGCGGTAGATCATTGATAAAGTCCATAGTAAGCCAATGGGTAACTCAAAGACCACCGAAGATGGATCTTCAATGTTCACCTAATAGGGAGGTTCCTTCCCGGCCAAGGTAGTAGAACCTCCCATATGCATATCTAGTTTCCCTTGTGGTTCATTTGACCTGGCGTGGCGGATGAAAAGGAACGGAGCGCGATGGAGTGCATCTGGGGCAGATCATCTGGTACGGGTCATGGCCGTACGCTCGAATGGCGACTCGCACCACGAGAAAACAGTGAGGCAAACCGTCATCCCTGCACGGGTTATGCGAACCGGCCGTAGTGCAGTTATGGAGCATAAACGGCAGATTGCGGACAATTGGATGCAGACACAGTTGCCAGCGCTGGCCGGCTCGCATGCGAGCCGGCCGTGGGTGAAGTATGTCCTGCGGACGTTGGTGCGCGCACCATTCACCGTTGCGTAAATGTTTGATACAGAGGTCTCACCTACTGAAACTTGACACGGCCACACCACATTTAGGACTTGATCGATAAAGGCTAAGCGCAGTATGTTTGTACTAGTCAGTTGGAATACTTGTGGATTGGTGTAAAAGTACAGGATGTGCTTTGAGCTACTTCACTGAAACCCAGCTCCTTGTAACAGAGGGAATTTGGTTTTGGTGAAGTTTTTTATTTTCTGGTGGAGGTACGTCGATGAGGAATTCTAGTACATTAAAGGTTAAATTTGCTGTTTCGATAGATGGAAAAGAATATGACGCCTACGATGGTCAGACAATTCTAGAGACAATGATACAACACGGAATCGACCATCCTCATGTTTGTTATCACCCCAATTTAGGCCCCATTCAAACTTGTGACACTTGTATGGTGGAAACAGATGGAGAGTTGGTACGGGCGTGCTCGACGAAGGTTCAACCGGGGATGAGCATCGAAACCACCACTCGACTTGCGACGGCAGCCCGTACGGAAGCGATGGATCGAATTCTTGAGAACCACATGCTCTACTGTACTGTGTGTGATAACAATAACGGAAACTGTACTTTGCACAATACTGCAGAGCTTATGAAAATTGAACATCAAAAATATCCGTATCGCCCCAAAGGCTATGAGAAGGACATGTCCAACCCGTTCTATCGGTATGACCCAGACCAATGTATCCTCTGCGGACGTTGTGTAGAAGCTTGCCAAGACCTTCAGGTGAATGAAACATTGTCCATTGATTGGGAGCGGGATATGCCAAGGGTGATCTGGGATAACGACGTTCCCATTGACGAATCGTCGTGCGTATCATGCGGACATTGTGTTTCCGTTTGTCCGACCAATGCCTTGATGGAAAAGTCGATGTTGGGTGAAGCGGGATTTTTGTCGGGGATTCCGACGGATGTTCTTAATCCTATGATTAATCTTGTCAAGGAAGTTGAACCTGGTTACGGCGGAATTTTCGCGGTTTCGGAAGTCGAATCTGCTATGCGTGAACACAGGATTAAAAAGACAAAAACAGTCTGTACCTTCTGCGGTACCGGATGTTCCTTTGACGTTTGGACCAAAGGACGTAAGATTTTAAAAATCGAACCTACAGAAAAGGCGCCTGTTAACGGAATTTCCACGTGCGTAAAAGGAAAGTTTGGTTGGGATTTTGTGAACAGTGAGGAACGACTCACCAAGCCCTTGATTCGGCGCGGAGATTCTTTTTACGAAGCGACATGGGATGAGGCACTTGACCTGATAGCCAAGAAGTTTCAAGAGATTAAACAAAAATATGGTCCTGATGCGTTTGGCTTCATTTCTTCTTCAAAAGTGACCAACGAAGAAAATTACCTTATGCAAAAATTGGCGCGTGCCGTTATCGGGACGAACAATATCGATAACTGTTCACGGTACTGTCAATCGCCGGCGACGGATGGTCTCATGCGGACGGTGGGTATAGGCGGTGACGTAGGAACGATTAAAGATATTGCGGGCGCAGGTCTCGTTATCATCATCGGTGCGAATCCGGCAGAAGCACATCCGGTACTTGCTACTCGTGTCAAGCGGGCGCAAAAGTTGAATGGTAAAAAGTTGATGGTTGTGGATCTGAGAAAGAACGAGATGGCGGAACGCGCTGACTTGTTTGTGCATCCCAAACCTGGCACAGATCACGTTTGGCTATCTGCGGTGACGAAATACATTATCGATAGCGGGTGGCACGACCAGTCCTTCATTTCTGAGAAAGTCAACGGATTTAACGATTTCGTCCAATCTCTTAAACAGTTTACATTGGAATATGCCGAAGAAATGACAGGGATCTCCAAAGATACGTTGATCCACATGGCTGAAATGATACATGAAGCGGATGGGGTCGCTATTCTGTGGG
Above is a genomic segment from Alicyclobacillus acidoterrestris containing:
- a CDS encoding transposase encodes the protein MYILQPSLFSFEDWLEIDSSDRLPLFFAVLDLQPYASKLRKQSPQGAKPMNREAILRALLAAPLEGISTFTRLHERLARDIRFRYQCGFRIDEAAPSVSTLSRVFSAVVELGLAEKLFIDLVSQCKEASIINGRHLAVDSAAVKSYEKKQPKSKSQETGNANWGAKYDTFGNKLAWFGYKFHLAVDTASELPVALDVTPANVFDGEMAAPLLEHVVTTHGWKIDFVMMDAGYDQVKNYETVRQYGAQAIIAMNKRGEKEPPEGIASDGTPRCTMGYDMVYWGADGDRLKFRCPHAVGKVDCPLGIATCSESNYGMVVKKRITEDIRRYCAPHRGTQNWKLLYNERTAVERCNARLKTNLTANDVHVRGIRKVKTHMFLNAIVLLASALAVNHIERHKKTA
- a CDS encoding transposase, yielding MYILQPSLFSFEDWLEIDSSDRLPLFFAVLDLQPYASKLRKQSPQGAKPMNREAILRALLAAPLEGISTFTRLHERLARDIRFRYQCGFRIDEAAPSVSRLSRVFSAVVELGLAEKLFIDLVSQCKEASIINGRHLAVDTASELPVALDVTPANVFDGEMAAPLLEHVVTTHGWEIDFVMMDAGYDQVKNYEMVRQYGAQAIIAMNKRGEKEPPEGIASDGTPRCTMGYDMVYWGADGDRLKFRCPHAVGKVDCPLGIATCSESNYGMVVKKRITEDIRRYCAPHRGTQNWKLLYNERTAVERCNARLKTNLTANDVHVRGIRKVKTYMFLNAIVLLASALAVNHIERHKKTA
- a CDS encoding helix-turn-helix domain-containing protein; the protein is MSYKHDHKNPYPHQETLANHLNVTVRQIRKWTDSLIEKGLLQVGRRMNPHNHRLGSLVYNFEPLLQRALEFASNDQDSLNNADEVETVIYDDPFVVQYEDAYAVPQEPEVHVEEPQVPFNPEVSEPQVTIPEEPQVPVMNRTSNNTTTSTTTYNHVPASDKKFDNDPFEQIELAMMTNMGRPYIAKRDDYIAIKRWLTSQVPLSWIIDGIHRVFSQRPGATIRSFK
- a CDS encoding IS4 family transposase, whose protein sequence is MVRESHGHDQLQSMITRFFHEHRIASLLKSSNIKKETGIPVIHIFRFLFQIVFLGRNVSRLLNDASTDFEKDTVYRFLNSPRHNWRKFLLSLAVAVVQRFSKLTSDDRADVLIVDDSLYDRSLSKKVELLAKVFDHTTHQFVRGFRMLTLGWSDGNSFVPVAFSLLSSENERNRLCGMSESIDKRTTGYKRRRESTMKATDVMFELLSQAQSAGVKAKYLLFDSWFAYPSVILRVITGHAMNVICMLKAMPHVYYEFEGRRVTLNQLYSQVRKRRGRAKILTSVAVIIGKDEKGRPVPAKIVFVRNRHKSRDWLALLSTDTSLPDDEIVRVYGKRWNVETFFKMTKSYLRLAKEFQGRSYDFMVAHTTIVFTRYIMLAVLSREEADPRTLGKLFYDCCDELADIRFIEVLRVLLSLLRQALQEFVDQDPILIDRVVGLFIDRLPAPLKAKLAA
- the fdhF gene encoding formate dehydrogenase subunit alpha, which produces MRNSSTLKVKFAVSIDGKEYDAYDGQTILETMIQHGIDHPHVCYHPNLGPIQTCDTCMVETDGELVRACSTKVQPGMSIETTTRLATAARTEAMDRILENHMLYCTVCDNNNGNCTLHNTAELMKIEHQKYPYRPKGYEKDMSNPFYRYDPDQCILCGRCVEACQDLQVNETLSIDWERDMPRVIWDNDVPIDESSCVSCGHCVSVCPTNALMEKSMLGEAGFLSGIPTDVLNPMINLVKEVEPGYGGIFAVSEVESAMREHRIKKTKTVCTFCGTGCSFDVWTKGRKILKIEPTEKAPVNGISTCVKGKFGWDFVNSEERLTKPLIRRGDSFYEATWDEALDLIAKKFQEIKQKYGPDAFGFISSSKVTNEENYLMQKLARAVIGTNNIDNCSRYCQSPATDGLMRTVGIGGDVGTIKDIAGAGLVIIIGANPAEAHPVLATRVKRAQKLNGKKLMVVDLRKNEMAERADLFVHPKPGTDHVWLSAVTKYIIDSGWHDQSFISEKVNGFNDFVQSLKQFTLEYAEEMTGISKDTLIHMAEMIHEADGVAILWAMGVTQQRGASETSAAISNLLLTTGNYARPNAGAYPLRGHNNVQGACDFGTLPNWLPGYQLVSDPVARERVAAVWGTPVPETSGMDNQVMVQAILNGQLKAMYLMGEDMAWVDVNANHIHKALSQLDFFVVQDVFFSKTAQFADVILPASPSLEKEGTFTNTERRIQRLYQALPTLGDSKPDWQIICEVANRLGANWNYNHPSEIMDEAARVAPIFAGVSYERLEGYKSLLWPVLPDGTDTPLLYTDGFGFEDKKAKFAPANWVPPTQATEEYDLHLNNGRLLEHFHETNMTSRSTGIMKKVPDTFVEISPELAKERGISEGALVRLESPYGQVKLRVTITDRVQGKEIYVPMNSASEESAVNLLTGSGVDTRTNTPAFKDTYVKMQVLRDKGEGPIPRNNPRFGKRNPQQGVEVHRKWNRPGYIPVEKRAWEVVTSGTANHQD